tcaaccaaattcaTCTTTCTGTCAACAAATtcgtataaaaaaattattcagGTATGTTTATGTGTGGCACGCGATCACCGGATACTGGGGTGGAGTAAGGCCTGGTGCTGATGGAATGGAGCACTACGAATCGAAGATGCAGTACCCGGTCTCATCACCGGGAGTTCAGAAGAACGAGCCATGTGATGCTCTGAACAGCATAACCACCAACGGCCTTGGCCTTGTGAACCCTGACAGAGTGTTCAGCTTCTACAACGAGCTACACGCCTACCTTGCATCTGCTGGGATCGATGGAGTGAAAGTAGATGTGCAGAACATTCTTGAGACACTGGGTGCTGGCCATGGTGGAAGAGTGCTTCTGGCAAGGAAGTATCACCAGGCTCTAGAAGCTTCCATCGCCCGGAACTTCCGCGACAACGGCATCATATGCTGCATGAGCCACAACACGGATAACTTGTACAGGTGAGCATGTGTTTGCTCTTGAAAGTGAAATTTTTGGTGCAGTGAACATGGAATTGGGGGTTTGGTTGTTTACATGCTTCTGCTGTTGTTGATGATGCAGTTCTAAGAGGAGTGCTGTTGTGAGAGCTTCTGATGATTTCTGGCCTAGAGACCCTGCTTCCCATACTATACATATTGCATCTGTTGCATATAATACTGTATTTCTTGGAGAATTCATGCAACCAGATTGGGACATGTTCCATGTGAGAATCACTATTACATTCTTCTAACCGTTTGCCATGGATGCGCTGATGTCTGAACTTCTAATCTGCATTTCTTTGGGTTGATAGAGTGTTCACCCAATGGCTGAATACCATGCTGCAGCAAGAGCAGTCGGTGGCTGTGCCATATATGTCAGGTATGAACAGAATGTATTCTTCAGCACAAATAAATTTCTCTAGTTTGCAGTACGATTAGTTCTTGATGCTATGCTAGACGTTCATGTGTGAATATATGTGTGATGTTGCAGTGACAAGCCTGGGAACCATGACTTCAATTTGCTGAAGAAGCTGGTTCTTCCTGACGGATCGATCCTGAGAGCCAAACTCCCCGGCAGGCCAACCAGAGACTGTCTGTTTTCAGACCCTGCAAGGGATGGCAAGAGGTGATGACACAAAAAAACCGTTAAACAATTCTGAATTGTTTCCGATGTTTACTGACGGATGATGACACAACACTCAACTGTTCCAAATTGTTTCTTGATTTTTGCAGTATCCTGAAGATATGGAATCTGAACGAGCACTCCGGTGTGATTGGCGCCTTCAATTGCCAGGGTGCTGGATGGTGCAGAGTAGGGAAGAAGAACCTCGTCCACGACGAGCAGCCGGCGACGGTCACCGGTGTCATCCGTGCACAGGACGTGCATCACCTCGCAACCGTTGCTGCCGATGGCTGGAACGGCGACGTGATCGTCTACTCGCACATCGGAGGTAAATCATCACTGCCACCGACACTATCAAGAAAACGGCATTTCAATTTTCTTCAGAGATTAGGACACCAGTGTTCTGAAATTTTCTGAACATTTTGTTCAGGGGAGGTGACCTGCCTGCCCAAGAACGCGTCGTTGCCGGTGACACTGAAGACGCGAGAGTACGAGGTCTTCACCGTCGTACCACTGAAGAAGCTCGACAATGGCGTCTCCTTCGCCGCGGTCGGGCTGATCGGGATGTTCAACTCCGGcggggcggtgacggcggtgagGTACGTGGAGGACGCCGGCGTTGAGGTCAGGGTGCGTGGCTCCGGCACGGTCGGGGCGTACTCCTCGGCGAAGCcggcgagggtggtggtggATTCGGAGGCGGCGGAATTCTCCTACGATGATGGATGCGGCTTGGTCACGTTCGAGCTCGCCGTGCCGGAGCAAGAACTC
The Oryza glaberrima chromosome 8, OglaRS2, whole genome shotgun sequence DNA segment above includes these coding regions:
- the LOC127783309 gene encoding probable galactinol--sucrose galactosyltransferase 1 → MTVGAGVAVQDGGLVALGATVLTEVRDNVLLTPAAGAGMTSGTFVGVRSATAGSRSVFPVGKLRGLRFICTFRFKMWWMTQRMGTSGRDIPFETQFLLVEAADADGSHLAGDGAAAVYTVFLPILEGPFRAVLQGNSDDELEICLESGDPAVESFEGTHLVFVGAGSDPFEVITNSVKAVERHLQTFTHREKKKMPDMLNWFGWCTWDAFYTDVTSEGVMEGLQSLGKGGTGPKFVIIDDGWQSVSMDPAGIASLADNSANFANRLTHIKENHKFQLNGRKGHREENPANGLAHIVNEIKGKHQLKYVYVWHAITGYWGGVRPGADGMEHYESKMQYPVSSPGVQKNEPCDALNSITTNGLGLVNPDRVFSFYNELHAYLASAGIDGVKVDVQNILETLGAGHGGRVLLARKYHQALEASIARNFRDNGIICCMSHNTDNLYSSKRSAVVRASDDFWPRDPASHTIHIASVAYNTVFLGEFMQPDWDMFHSVHPMAEYHAAARAVGGCAIYVSDKPGNHDFNLLKKLVLPDGSILRAKLPGRPTRDCLFSDPARDGKSILKIWNLNEHSGVIGAFNCQGAGWCRVGKKNLVHDEQPATVTGVIRAQDVHHLATVAADGWNGDVIVYSHIGGEVTCLPKNASLPVTLKTREYEVFTVVPLKKLDNGVSFAAVGLIGMFNSGGAVTAVRYVEDAGVEVRVRGSGTVGAYSSAKPARVVVDSEAAEFSYDDGCGLVTFELAVPEQELYSWTISIEY